In Haloarcula sp. H-GB4, a single genomic region encodes these proteins:
- the mnhG gene encoding monovalent cation/H(+) antiporter subunit G, whose translation MTPTEWAIVVLALVGAFFAGVASIGIVRLPDVYTRAHAASKSDTLGAVLGIAAAALAIQTDLATIKAVFLLTFMFLTNPTAAHAIARAAQDQGIEPWTAGDEEGES comes from the coding sequence ATGACGCCAACGGAGTGGGCCATTGTCGTACTCGCACTGGTCGGTGCCTTCTTTGCTGGCGTCGCCTCGATCGGCATTGTCCGACTTCCCGACGTGTATACGCGCGCTCACGCAGCGTCGAAAAGCGATACGCTGGGAGCTGTTCTCGGTATCGCTGCCGCTGCACTCGCGATTCAGACCGACCTCGCGACAATCAAAGCCGTCTTCCTGCTGACGTTCATGTTTCTGACGAACCCAACCGCCGCCCACGCCATCGCCCGGGCAGCACAAGACCAGGGTATCGAGCCGTGGACTGCCGGCGATGAGGAGGGCGAGTCATGA
- the coaBC gene encoding bifunctional phosphopantothenoylcysteine decarboxylase/phosphopantothenate--cysteine ligase CoaBC: MLTGVNVVLGISGSIAAVKTVELAHELRRQGASVRAVMTDSATGIIHPWALEFATDNEVVTEITGSVEHVDLCGRSGWGDVLLLAPATANTVGKVAAAIDDTPVTTCVTTALGADVPVVVAPAMHEPMYDHPGVLDAIDRVESWGVEFVDPRIEEGKAKIATEEAIVTATARAAGDRPLADKHVVVTAGATTESVDPVRTLSNRSSGRTGRAVARACYVRGADVTLVHDGPDVPYATVERVESAAEMTEATRRVADSADALVSAAAISDYTVEQAPEKIKSGRAELALTLEPTPKLIDTVRADHPDLPIVGFKVETEGDDETLVERAREIRERTGLAFVVANDASVMGDDETRALLVGADAATEYVGEKQGLGARVAAELGDHLSSRD; this comes from the coding sequence ATGCTGACCGGAGTCAACGTCGTTCTGGGGATTTCGGGGTCTATCGCGGCCGTCAAGACGGTGGAACTCGCACACGAACTCCGACGACAGGGGGCGTCCGTCCGAGCCGTGATGACCGACAGCGCGACCGGCATCATCCACCCGTGGGCACTTGAGTTCGCAACGGACAATGAGGTAGTTACCGAAATCACAGGCAGTGTCGAGCACGTCGACCTCTGCGGGCGCTCGGGCTGGGGGGACGTGCTCTTGCTCGCACCGGCAACGGCAAACACCGTCGGCAAGGTCGCAGCGGCAATCGACGACACGCCGGTGACGACGTGTGTGACGACTGCCCTCGGTGCTGACGTGCCTGTCGTCGTCGCGCCGGCGATGCACGAACCGATGTACGACCACCCCGGTGTATTGGACGCTATTGACCGCGTCGAGTCCTGGGGCGTCGAGTTCGTCGACCCGCGAATCGAGGAGGGGAAAGCCAAGATCGCAACTGAGGAGGCCATCGTCACAGCGACCGCCCGGGCCGCGGGCGACCGGCCACTGGCCGACAAGCACGTCGTTGTGACCGCGGGCGCGACCACGGAATCAGTCGACCCCGTTCGGACGCTCTCGAACCGATCCTCGGGGCGGACCGGACGGGCGGTCGCGCGGGCCTGTTACGTCCGCGGGGCCGACGTGACGCTGGTCCACGATGGACCGGACGTTCCTTACGCGACTGTCGAGCGGGTCGAGTCCGCCGCGGAGATGACAGAGGCCACCCGTCGGGTCGCCGACTCGGCCGATGCGCTGGTCTCAGCGGCCGCCATCTCAGATTACACCGTCGAGCAGGCTCCGGAGAAGATCAAGAGCGGACGGGCGGAACTGGCGCTGACACTCGAACCGACGCCGAAGCTCATCGACACCGTTCGGGCGGACCACCCGGACCTCCCTATCGTCGGGTTCAAAGTCGAAACCGAAGGCGACGACGAGACGTTAGTCGAGCGCGCCCGCGAGATACGCGAGCGGACCGGGCTAGCCTTCGTGGTCGCCAACGACGCGAGCGTGATGGGCGACGACGAGACGCGCGCCCTGCTTGTCGGCGCAGACGCGGCCACAGAGTACGTCGGGGAAAAACAGGGGCTGGGCGCTCGTGTCGCCGCTGAGCTCGGTGACCATCTGTCCAGTCGTGACTGA
- a CDS encoding DUF4040 domain-containing protein, which translates to MTLSLIEGVLLVFVLGCAIGAAVLRDVLASLMAFAAYSLGISIIWVMLEAPDVGLTEAAVGAGIMTILFILALANTVRPQENGLFESISVRTVVLVGAFVVVMIATVPSLPAVGAEGAANPVVSGEITQHYIDNAYADTEVHNAVTAVLAAYRGFDTLGEAVVVFSAGVAALTVLRQEVFA; encoded by the coding sequence ATGACGCTCTCGCTCATCGAAGGAGTGTTGCTGGTGTTTGTGCTGGGCTGTGCTATCGGCGCGGCCGTACTCCGTGACGTGCTGGCGTCGCTCATGGCGTTTGCCGCCTACAGCCTCGGCATCTCCATCATCTGGGTGATGCTCGAAGCCCCCGACGTGGGGCTGACCGAAGCGGCTGTCGGGGCCGGCATCATGACGATACTGTTCATTCTGGCGCTGGCAAACACCGTTCGGCCACAGGAAAACGGCCTGTTCGAGTCGATCAGCGTCCGGACCGTCGTGCTGGTCGGCGCGTTCGTCGTCGTCATGATTGCGACCGTTCCGTCGCTGCCTGCTGTTGGGGCGGAGGGGGCGGCAAACCCCGTCGTCAGCGGCGAGATAACGCAGCACTACATCGACAACGCGTACGCGGACACGGAAGTCCACAATGCAGTGACGGCGGTGCTCGCGGCCTACCGTGGATTCGACACGCTGGGTGAGGCTGTCGTGGTCTTCTCGGCCGGCGTCGCGGCGCTGACCGTCCTCAGACAGGAGGTCTTCGCATGA
- a CDS encoding monovalent cation/H+ antiporter subunit E, protein MTVRNTVAYAVEQAESAAREGQQQISLHLVAVASTRAVDPDAQTELGRAKDLLDRIEVWLDEDMGTSPPSNLEVELGVIGADRYLFSPGDYADVILAYADEHSIERVVLDPEFNPGGTTPMLRPLEVELVRGDIEVETAPVERPARSTALARAATLQKYLSIFGASYLFYLLLSSYKPLDFLTGAITATIVTALLAPIAFSRQPSLTRIPRQLARFAIYVPYLLKEIAIANLEIAYVVLHPSLPIDPQMVELEAAIWGDGAVTTLANSITLTPGTLTVSVSERAFDIHSLTGSAREDLLDGGLERAVRFVFYGREAAAIPSPRERGQGDDDGTIESDIGDPEVADDD, encoded by the coding sequence GTGACGGTCCGGAACACCGTCGCCTACGCCGTTGAACAGGCCGAATCGGCGGCCAGAGAGGGACAGCAACAGATATCGCTGCACCTCGTCGCCGTCGCAAGCACACGCGCCGTTGACCCCGACGCACAGACAGAACTCGGCCGGGCCAAGGACCTCCTCGACCGCATTGAGGTCTGGCTCGACGAAGATATGGGTACTTCCCCACCGTCGAACCTTGAGGTTGAACTGGGCGTCATCGGTGCCGACCGCTACCTGTTCAGTCCCGGCGATTACGCCGACGTGATACTGGCCTACGCCGATGAACACAGCATCGAACGAGTCGTCCTCGATCCGGAGTTCAACCCGGGCGGCACGACGCCGATGCTTCGGCCGCTCGAAGTCGAACTCGTCCGGGGCGATATCGAGGTCGAGACCGCGCCTGTCGAGCGGCCGGCACGGTCGACCGCGCTCGCTCGCGCCGCGACGCTCCAGAAGTATCTCAGCATTTTCGGGGCGTCGTACCTGTTTTATCTGCTGTTGAGTTCGTACAAGCCGCTGGATTTCCTCACTGGCGCGATAACGGCGACGATCGTCACGGCGTTGCTTGCGCCAATCGCGTTCAGTCGCCAGCCGTCGCTGACTCGGATTCCGAGACAGCTCGCTCGGTTCGCGATTTACGTCCCGTATCTGCTCAAGGAAATCGCCATCGCCAACCTCGAAATCGCGTACGTCGTCTTGCACCCGTCACTGCCTATCGACCCGCAGATGGTCGAACTGGAGGCCGCCATCTGGGGTGACGGCGCGGTGACGACGCTGGCAAACAGCATCACGCTGACGCCCGGGACGCTCACCGTCAGCGTCTCCGAGCGGGCGTTCGATATCCATTCACTCACCGGTAGTGCGCGCGAGGACCTGTTGGACGGTGGCCTCGAACGGGCCGTCCGGTTCGTCTTCTACGGCCGGGAGGCCGCGGCGATCCCTTCGCCGCGCGAACGGGGGCAGGGGGACGACGATGGCACAATCGAGAGCGACATCGGCGACCCGGAGGTGGCCGACGATGATTGA
- a CDS encoding cation:proton antiporter subunit C, whose amino-acid sequence MFELLNSHYNYFAVMLLLGIGLYMLIESRNLVKKVIGMNIFQTGIFLFFITLAFRAGGNPPIIKEGGGPYVSPLPHVLILTAIVVGVSLTAVALALIIRIYTEYGTLDEDKLKQLYYD is encoded by the coding sequence ATGTTTGAACTGCTGAACTCACACTACAACTACTTCGCGGTGATGCTCCTGCTGGGTATTGGCCTGTATATGCTCATCGAGTCCCGGAACCTCGTAAAGAAAGTCATCGGGATGAATATCTTCCAGACTGGCATCTTCCTGTTTTTCATCACGCTCGCGTTCCGGGCCGGGGGGAACCCCCCGATAATCAAGGAGGGTGGCGGCCCCTACGTCAGCCCGCTGCCACACGTCCTCATCCTGACCGCTATCGTCGTCGGGGTGAGCCTGACCGCCGTGGCGCTGGCGCTGATCATCCGCATCTACACCGAGTACGGCACGCTGGACGAAGACAAACTCAAACAGCTCTACTATGATTGA
- a CDS encoding Na(+)/H(+) antiporter subunit B codes for MSSNERTGLYVESTIIMTTVRVVAPFVLTFALFVMFHGADSPGGGFQGGVIAGSVVMMLAFAYGIDAAREWLDVRVVATLASGGVLTFAAIGLGTIVLGGNFLEYHLYEQYISHVVAYAIELVELAIGGIVASVAIGLFFLLAAGFGHAVDAPEDES; via the coding sequence ATGAGTAGTAACGAGCGAACTGGACTGTACGTCGAGAGCACCATCATCATGACGACGGTGCGGGTTGTCGCGCCGTTCGTCCTCACCTTCGCCCTGTTCGTGATGTTCCACGGGGCAGACTCTCCGGGCGGTGGATTCCAGGGCGGGGTCATCGCCGGCTCAGTCGTGATGATGCTTGCCTTCGCCTACGGGATTGATGCCGCGCGCGAGTGGCTCGATGTCCGTGTCGTCGCCACGCTCGCATCCGGCGGCGTGCTGACGTTCGCAGCCATCGGGCTGGGAACGATAGTTCTGGGCGGGAACTTCCTCGAGTATCACCTGTACGAACAGTACATCTCGCATGTGGTCGCCTACGCTATCGAGCTCGTCGAACTGGCCATCGGTGGCATCGTCGCCAGTGTTGCCATCGGCCTCTTTTTCCTGCTCGCAGCGGGGTTCGGCCACGCTGTCGACGCACCGGAGGATGAGAGCTAA
- a CDS encoding cation:proton antiporter: MIEFEAALLAIASAFVLFAIVSLYRVFAGPTDHDRVIAVNVMGTNTVIAIALVSGALDKPLFLDIALVYALLNFLLSIAFSKFNVEHGGVL; this comes from the coding sequence ATGATTGAGTTCGAAGCGGCGCTGCTGGCAATCGCTAGCGCGTTCGTCCTGTTCGCTATCGTATCGCTGTACCGCGTGTTCGCCGGACCGACGGACCACGACAGGGTCATCGCGGTCAACGTGATGGGGACGAACACTGTCATCGCTATCGCGCTCGTCTCCGGTGCGCTCGATAAGCCGCTGTTCCTGGACATCGCGCTCGTGTACGCCCTGCTGAACTTCCTGCTCTCGATAGCGTTCTCGAAGTTCAACGTCGAGCACGGGGGTGTGCTATGA